The Lycium barbarum isolate Lr01 chromosome 9, ASM1917538v2, whole genome shotgun sequence genome has a segment encoding these proteins:
- the LOC132612298 gene encoding 3'-5' exonuclease-like, with the protein MAEIYEVSFYSDEIEVTVTKNSSVVNTWIVQTVQMHRRRLRKLLVGLDIEWLPCFNPDENHPVALLQLCVGRRCLLFQLLHKDAVPGYLIDFLGDPNFKFVGVGVMEDAKKLLRDHRLFVANTVDLNRLAYSVYGEEVYGKMGLKRMAKEILGKVVEKPLNVTLSKWDAEESCYGQVEYGASDAFVSFEIAKNLFNLLWEREKQNRRVVKGECLNCHYQPLLVQDIQGMF; encoded by the coding sequence ATGGCCGAGATTTATGAAGTCTCTTTCTACAGTGATGAAATTGAAGTTACCGTCACCAAAAACTCCTCAGTCGTTAATACTTGGATTGTGCAAACGGTGCAGATGCATCGTCGTAGGCTCCGCAAGCTCCTCGTGGGTCTCGATATTGAGTGGCTCCCGTGTTTCAACCCGGACGAAAACCACCCTGTCGCTCTCCTCCAGCTCTGCGTGGGGCGCCGCTGCCTTTTATTCCAACTCCTCCACAAAGACGCTGTTCCCGGATATCTCATAGACTTTCTCGGGGACCCAAATTTCAAGTTCGTTGGGGTTGGGGTTATGGAGGACGCTAAGAAACTGCTCCGCGATCACAGGCTGTTCGTGGCGAATACTGTGGATTTGAACCGATTGGCGTATTCGGTTTACGGGGAAGAAGTGTATGGGAAGATGGGATTAAAGAGAATGGCGAAAGAGATACTTGGGAAAGTAGTGGAGAAGCCATTGAATGTGACACTGAGTAAGTGGGATGCTGAGGAATCGTGTTATGGACAAGTTGAATATGGTGCAAGTGATGCTTTTGTGTCATTTGAGATTGCCAAGAATTTGTTTAATTTACTGTGGGAAAGAGAGAAACAGAATCGTCGTGTTGTTAAGGGGGAATGTTTGAATTGCCATTATCAGCCATTGTTGGTACAAGATATACAAGGGATGTTTTGA